The DNA segment CGCGGATGCGGTTGCCCGACAGCGCCTTCATCAGCCGGTCGCTCGCGCCCGTGCCGATGACTCGCGACGTGTAGCGCAGCCGCAGGGTGTACCGGTCCGGCGTCTCCCAGGTGGGCGTGTCCCACAGCTCCCGGTGGTGCACCGTGCGCAGGTGCTCCAGGTCGAAGGCGTTCGCCGCCAGCGGCAGCCAGGGACAGCGCACCGTCACCGGAGGCCCCACGTTCCAGACGTGCTCCCCACCCGTCAGGTCGGGCGGGGGAAAGAGCACCTCCGTCCCGTTGAAGACGAGCACCCCGCCAAAGCGCTCCTCCACCGGCCAGGCCCGGGGCCCCGGCAGGGCGGACACGTCGCCGCGTCCCGGCGCGGCGCGGCAGCGGCCCCCTCCATCGAAGGTCCAATGGTGCAGCGGACAGCGCAGCTGCTCGCCCTGGACGGTGCCGTGCTTCAGGTGGGCCCCCAGGTGGGGACAGTGCGCCGACAGGGCGTGGACGCGCCCCTCCTGGCTCCGGAACACCACGACCTCGTGGCCTCCCACCTGGACGCCCATCGCCTGCCCGGGGCGCAGGGCGGCGGAAGGGGCCACGAGGTACCAGGAGCGCGGGCGCGAGGGTCCGGGGAGGCGGTCCGGAGACACCCCGGCCGGGACGGGAACAACCATGCCCGGACCCTAGCGGACCCGGTGTCTCCAGGGCCACGGGGGGAGGCGGTCGAGGCTGGCTTTACGCCCGGGTTCCTGGTTAGTCAGGCGCTTGTGGAACCGGGCGCGTCGCCCCGACGGGGCGGGCCTGGGAAGGGACGTGTGACATGGCAGGCGAAACGGCGGGCAGCGGACGGGGCGGTTCGGCACGGGGCGGCACGCTCCAGGTGGTGCAGTCCCTGGCGGCTCAAGGCGAGCCGGAGCGCGCGGCGCAGCTCTACGAGGAGCTGGGCGCGGCGCAGCGCGAACGCCTGCGCAAGGAGGCCGCGCAGGGGTCGGCGAAGGAGCGCCACTGGCTGGTGGACGTGCTGCGCCGGGCTCGCGACTTCACGGGCGCGGCGCGGCTCTTGGACGGCAGCGGCGACGACGTGTCCGTGGCGGACCTGTACGCGCAGGGCGGTCAGTACGTGGCGGCCGCGGAGGCGTACCTGCGCGCGGGCGAAGTGGAACGCGCCGCGGCGGCCTTCGAGCGGGGTGGGGCGCTGGAGCGCGCGCTGGAGGTGTACCGGGGCCTGGGGGCTCGCGAGTCCATGGCGCACTGCCTGGTCCGCCTGGGCCGCCCCTTCGAGGCCGCGGACCTCTACCACGAGCTGGGACAGGCCCACGCGGAGGCCGAGGCGCTGGGCGGCGTGCTCGCGGAGGATCCTCGCTACGTCGAAGCGGTGCTGCGCACGTGCAAGGTGCTGGACGCCGGCGGCTTCACGCACCGGGCGCTCGCGGTGCTGGCGGACGCGCTGAGCAGCTCCGAGCTGCTGCGCGCGGATCCCGTGTTGGTGACGGAGAAGGCGCGGCTGTTGCGCCGCATGGGCCTGGACGTGGAGGCGGAGGCGCTGCTCGCGCGGCTGGCCGCGGGCGCGACCGTGCCCGAGGCCAGCGGCTACCGCTTCCTCAAGGCCATTCCCATCTTCGGCGAGCTGACGCTGGAGGACATGAAGGACCTGTACCGGCTGGCGCGGCCCGTGACGGCCACGCCGGGCTCGGTGCTGCTGGAGAAGGGCGCGCCCGGCACGGGCCTGTTCGTGCTGCTGGAGGGCACGGTGGACGTCTTCTCCGGCAACGAGCCGAACGCGCGGCACCTCAACACGCTGGGGCCGGGCTCGTTCCTGGGGGAAATCTCCCTCGTGCAGGATGGCCCCGTGTCCGCGAACGTGCGCGCGAAGACGGCGGTGCGCGCGCTGCGCATCACCCGTGAGAGCTTCCAGCACTTCCTGGCCACGCACGACGCGGCCTCGCTGCACATCTACCGGCTCTTCACGCAGAACCTCGCGGCCCGCGTGCGGGCGCTGAGCGGGTGACGATGGCCGTGTCACCCGTGGGGCGCGCTTGCTACGGTCCCGCACCATGGGTGATTCGACACGGCTCGAAACCGCACGCAACGTGCGCGTGGCGGCGGAGTTCTGGAAGACGTGCGCGGCGCTGCAGGGCCGGAACGCCTTCCTCGACGCGGTCCTGCTGAAGGGGCCCACGAAGGCGGGGGAGCTCCAGCTGGCGCTGCCGGAGTCCACGCGGCTTCTGGGCTACGCGAAGCAGGAGCAGGAGTACCTCGCGTTCCTCCGCACGGTGGAGCCCTTCCTGCCCCGGACCCCCGAGGACGGATACCGCTCGTGGGGCGAGGCGCTGTTCGAGTCGGAGGCCCAGGCGCGCTGGCACGTCACGTTCCACTTCGGCGCGAAGCCCCAGGTGCGCGTGCGCCGCGCGGCCTGGGTGGACGTGAGCCTCAAGGGCGCGAAGCCCCTGGTGGCCTTGAAGAAGCCCGCGGGCGGCAAGGGCGAGGTGCTCTTCGCGCACGCGGACACCCGCTTCCAGGGCCTGCGGGTCGTTGGCGACGTGCTCCACGTGCGCAAGGGCCACCTGGGTTCGCCGGGGCGCACGTCCTCCAAGCGCTACGCGTACTCGGGGCTGGCGAGGGCCGCCGCGGAGCGGTTGATGACGAAGCTGCGCCAGGAGGGCTTCCGGCTGCGCAGGGCCTGACCCTGGTGGGGAGGCAGGCGAGCATGGCCGGGGGCCCTTCATTGGACCCGGGTCCATCCCCATCCTCCTGGACAACCCTCCATGTCCGGAAGGATGTCCCGATGGCTTCAATCGACGCACTGAGGCAACAGGCTCGCGCGAACTGGCGCACGTGGTTGGTGTGGGTGGCCACGCCCATCGCCGCGCTCCCGCTGCTGGGAGTGGGCAGCCGTCGCCGCATGGGCCTCGTCGCCGAGGTGGCCGCCGGGACCGTGGGGCTGGGCGTCCTGTCCCTGACGTTCATGGCCCTGGGGCGGCTCCCCCGGCCGGCCGCCAGCCCGGCTGCCGACAAGCCGTGGAAGCGCGCGCCGAAGGACTTCCCCATCTCTGGCTCGATGGTTCCGGAG comes from the Corallococcus macrosporus genome and includes:
- a CDS encoding cyclic nucleotide-binding domain-containing protein is translated as MAGETAGSGRGGSARGGTLQVVQSLAAQGEPERAAQLYEELGAAQRERLRKEAAQGSAKERHWLVDVLRRARDFTGAARLLDGSGDDVSVADLYAQGGQYVAAAEAYLRAGEVERAAAAFERGGALERALEVYRGLGARESMAHCLVRLGRPFEAADLYHELGQAHAEAEALGGVLAEDPRYVEAVLRTCKVLDAGGFTHRALAVLADALSSSELLRADPVLVTEKARLLRRMGLDVEAEALLARLAAGATVPEASGYRFLKAIPIFGELTLEDMKDLYRLARPVTATPGSVLLEKGAPGTGLFVLLEGTVDVFSGNEPNARHLNTLGPGSFLGEISLVQDGPVSANVRAKTAVRALRITRESFQHFLATHDAASLHIYRLFTQNLAARVRALSG
- a CDS encoding Rieske 2Fe-2S domain-containing protein; translated protein: MVVPVPAGVSPDRLPGPSRPRSWYLVAPSAALRPGQAMGVQVGGHEVVVFRSQEGRVHALSAHCPHLGAHLKHGTVQGEQLRCPLHHWTFDGGGRCRAAPGRGDVSALPGPRAWPVEERFGGVLVFNGTEVLFPPPDLTGGEHVWNVGPPVTVRCPWLPLAANAFDLEHLRTVHHRELWDTPTWETPDRYTLRLRYTSRVIGTGASDRLMKALSGNRIRVELTLHGGTLMSVKSDLGRARGLLLASLTPVAEGTSVRLAVAARRGRVPGAAALVLGVSRWLYTSFLRRDLSVLDGMRFNVTTATADPVMRQLLDFAVGLPEDGDDARR